In Coccidioides posadasii str. Silveira chromosome 4, complete sequence, one genomic interval encodes:
- a CDS encoding uncharacterized protein (EggNog:ENOG410PRBC), whose product MDAVDMRDGIPEVFCITAPRRRERFDWEGKISTVLFYGDASSLVFLLAKPFIWEEDEPETMNLAQDASGLGVEPEAIEYQPRSPILEIPHEIYGCIFETLDVQSIFNFGLTCQELWPVAKYFIKSRFKKVLGIWAGVPLICPGCDHPKGENSYPTGVLSSSAEEELKKGLRVGEPGFSGQMFHIPGHEEIVNRYYKTNLFRLAIKRYRMLPLVDDAVQTMIEVSETTGPHRPKDMFRIVRPTPEMFYPLNEKWILRNLTTRQFVRAEAIALKPEYIQGPLIKILGFGEVIISKTCWSDHGDTWVNYPVNKGPWAGHSFDVVPLSKLKDGGIWEDISLNIAAELRRMCRLQYGDDWFEKLIHRFDRKCMDPWGRWREETLWETFQRQAKQSSQGFFGLFRKKN is encoded by the exons ATGGATGCCGTCGACATGCGTGACGGAATCCCTGAAGTCTTCTGCATTACTGCTCCGCGTCGTCGCGAGCGATTCGACTGGGAAGGCAAGATCAGCACCGTCCTCTTCTATGGCGACGCATCTAGCCTCGTTTTCCTCCTTGCAAAGCCGTTTATTtgggaagaagatgaaccGGAAACAATGAAT CTTGCACAAGATGCGTCCGGACTTGGTGTTGAGCCCGAGGCCATCGAATACCAACCACGCTCTCCTATCCTCGAAATCCCACACGAAATCTATGGCTGCATCTTCGAAACCCTGGACGTACAAAGCATCTTCAATTTTGGTCTGACCTGCCAAGAGTTATGGCCGGTTGCCAAATATTTCATTAAAAGTCGATTCAAGAAAGTCCTCGGCATTTGGGCTGGCGTTCCGCTCATTTGTCCAGGCTGTGATCACCCCAAGGGAGAAAACTCTTATCCAACAGGTGTTCTCAGCAGCTCAGCTGAGGAAGAATTGAAAAAGGGCCTGCGTGTCGGAGAGCCCGGTTTCTCTGGCCAGATGTTTCACATCCCCGGACATGAGGAGATCGTAAACAGATACTACAAGACAAATCTCTTCAGGCTCGCCATCAAAAGGTATCGAATGCTTCCTTTAGTCGATGACGCAGTTCAAACCATGATTGAAGTCTCCGAAACAACTGGACCGCATCGCCCGAAAGATATGTTCCGTATCGTCAGACCAACGCCGGAGATGTTCTATCCACTAAACGAAAAATGGATTCTTCGCAATCTGACGACGCGTCAGTTCGTTCGTGCCGAAGCAATCGCCCTTAAGCCAGAGTACATTCAAGGGCCCCTCATTAAGATTCTTGGGTTCGGTGAAGTAATCATCTCCAAGACCTGCTGGTCCGACCATGGAGACACTTGGGTCAACTACCCTGTCAACAAGGGCCCGTGGGCCGGGCACTCCTTTGATGTCGTCCCGCTCTCCAAGCTTAAGGATGGCGGAATCTGGGAAGACATCAGCCTTAACATCGCAGCCGAACTAAGGAGGATGTGCCGCCTTCAGTATGGGGACGATTGGTTTGAAAAACTCATTCACAGATTCGATCGTAAGTGCATGGATCCTTGGGGCCGCTGGAGGGAGGAAACTTTGTGGGAGACCTTTCAGCGCCAGGCAAAACAGAGCAGCCAAGGTTTCTTTGGCCTTTTTCGGAAGAAAAATTGA
- the CYP8 gene encoding Peptidyl-prolyl cis-trans isomerase cyp8 (EggNog:ENOG410PJK9~COG:O~BUSCO:5667at33183), which produces MGKGTDKLYITHSEWASEDSYSASVGAGAAKSRNAAAYASFKRLPFNFCSLSLQPFSHPVCTPTGIIFDLTHILPWLKKHGTNPVNGEPLKSSELIKLNFAKNEAGEYVDPVTFKVFTDNTHIIALGNTGNVFAWDTVEKLNIKGKMWRDLVSDQEFTRKDIITLQDPQNVESRNLSSFKYLKDGESVQQGESGSVNLGAMGSSAKILKAKEAVARARAEREQQKNGSAGASKLKERDAALAKVSTAKVSAVPGKQIPFNAARHTTGLAAASFTSTGLTPHTSADLALLTDEQYMLKRGRVKIKGYARISTNLGDLNLELHTEHSPKAVWNFIQLAKKGYYKDVIFHRNIKGFMIQGGDPTGTGRGGESIWGKYFADETIGPLKHDSRGTLSMANKGKDTNSSQFFIAYRALPHLNNKHTIFGHVIDDPSPSSPTLDAMESAPVDSSTSNRPTPPIHILDVKVFVDPFEEFLSHKKQEESEKSKLEAGKSSSAAGKGDDDDDERVTWTGKRIRGSDDKDTTSNIGVGKYLKQAMTNRPAVEDEIVEFVDDNEFESEHARKKMKSTGRGGFGNFDSW; this is translated from the exons ATGGGGAAAG GAACCGATAAGCTCTAC ATCACCCACTCCGAATGGGCATCTGAAGACTCGTATTCCGCCAGCGTCGGCGCTGGCGCAGCGAAATCCAGAAATGCAGCCGCTTACGCCTCGTTCAAACGACTCCCGTTCAATTTCTGTTCGCTCTCCCTCCAACCGTTCTCCCACCCCGTGTGTACACCGACAGGTATAATATTCGACTTGACACATATCCTTCCTTGGTTGAAGAAGCATGGCACAAATCCGGTGAATGGGGAGCCGCTGAAAAGTTCAGAATTGATTAAACTGAACTTCGCGAAGAATGAGGCAGGCGAGTACGTTGATCCTGTGACGTTCAAAGTATTCACAGATAATACGCATATCATCGCGCTGGGAAATACAGGAAATGTATTCGCGTGGGATACCGTGGAGAAACTCAACATTAAGGGGAAGATGTGGCGAGATCTGGTCTCCGACCAGGAATTTACAAGAAAGGATATTATCACGCTGCAGGATCCGCAAAATGTTGAGTCAAGAAATCTGAGTTCGTTCAAATATTTGAAAGATGGTGAAAGCGTTCAACAAGGGGAGAGTGGAAGTGTGAATTTAGGTGCGATGGGAAGTTCAGCCAAGATAttaaaagcaaaagaagcagTTGCAAGGGCCAGAGCAGAACGGGAACAGCAGAAGAACGGTTCTGCAGGTGCATCTAAGCTAAAAGAAAGAGACGCGGCCCTAGCAAAAGTCTCCACCGCAAAGGTGTCCGCAGTACCTGGAAAGCAGATTCCATTCAACGCTGCAAGGCATACGACTGGCCTAGCGGCGGCGTCATTCACCAGCACCGGATTAACTCCCCATACCTCCGCAGACCTAGCTCTTCTCACAGATGAGCAATATATGCTCAAGCGCGGCAGGGTGAAAATAAAGGGATACGCTCGTATTTCAACAAATCTAGGAGACTTGAACTTAGAACTCCACACTGAGCACTCTCCAAAGGCAGTATGGAACTTTATACAGTTGGCAAAGAAGGGATATTACAAAGATGTTATATTCCATCGCAACATCAAAGGCTTTATGATCCAAGGGGGCGATCCAACCGGCACCGGAAGAGGAGGGGAAAGTATATGGGGAAAGTACTTTGCCGACGAAACTATTGGACCATTGAAACATGACTCAAGGGGGACGTTGAGCATGGCGAACAAAGGAAAGGATACAAATAGTAGCCAATT CTTTATCGCCTACCGCGCGCTTCCACATCTCAACAATAAGCACACCATCTTTGGACACGTAATAGATGACCCTTCGCCTTCTTCTCCAACCCTTGATGCCATGGAATCCGCGCCAGTGGACTCGTCCACATCCAACAGGCCTACCCCGCCAATTCACATTCTAGACGTGAAAGTCTTTGTtgacccatttgaagaatTCCTCTCCCACAAGAAACAAGAAGAGTCAGAAAAATCTAAACTTGAGGCTGGGAAATCATCATCAGCTGCCGGTAAgggtgatgatgacgatgatgagcGCGTGACCTGGACGGGGAAGAGAATTCGTGGTAGCGATGACAAAGACACTACAAGTAATATTGGAGTCGGAAAGTATTTGAAGCAAGCTATGACAAATCGACCGGCAGTTGAAGACGAAATTGTCGAGTTTGTAGACGACAATGAGTTCGAATCGGAGCATGCGaggaagaaaatgaagtcTACAGGCAGAGGGGGATTTGGGAACTTTGATTCTTGGTGA
- a CDS encoding uncharacterized protein (EggNog:ENOG410PMCJ~COG:V) → MLRPDRYVIPLGSWILVTGSNGYIGSQVVDTLLKLGYNVRGTVRMERPWLHEFFKSKHGPGRFESVVIPRLEDDDSLNTCMQDISGIVHVASDMTMASDPNKVIPPVVSATLNVMKAAQQAGTVKRVVLTSSMCAVGFPKFNGEVVTFDTEKWNDEAVKAAWDGNSPAALMPMIVYGASKAEGERAAWNWVKENKPNFSFNSVLPNVNFGRILHPEIGGTMMKITRDLLDGNTLVMNIPPQWRIDVEDDARLHAAALLDPDVVSERIFGVASPFNWTDVIGILRKLRPNNKKIPDPPENEPRDLTNMVPAKRAEELLQSFFGKGWTGIEESLAAGIAGHE, encoded by the exons ATGTTAAGGCCCGACCGCTACGTCATCCCTCTCGGATCCTGGATCCTTGTCACAGGTTCCAACGGCTATATCGGCTCTCAGGTTGTTGACACTCTACTCAAGCTTGGCTACAATGTTAGAGGTACTGTGCGAATGGAGCGGCCGTGGCTCCATGAGTTCTTCAAATCAAAACATGGCCCAGGCAGGTTTGAGAGTGTGGTGATACCGCGACTAGAAGATGATGATTCATTGAACACCTGCATGCAAGACATATCCGGAATAGTTCATGTT GCATCTGACATGACAATGGCCTCGGATCCTAATAAGGTCATTCCGCCAGTCGTTTCCGCGACGCTGAACGTCATGAAGGCCGCGCAGCAGGCGGGGACGGTGAAACGCGTAGTCTTGACATCTTCGATGTGCGCGGTAGGATTCCCAAAGTTCAATGGAGAGGTAGTTACGTTCGACACAG AGAAATGGAACGATGAGGCGGTCAAAGCAGCTTGGGATGGGAACTCCCCAGCTGCACTCATGCCCATGATCGTGTATGGCGCTTCAAAAGCCGAAGGAGAGCGGGCTGCCTGGAACTGGGTGAAAGAAAATAAGCCGAACTTTTCGTTTAACTCTGTGCTTCCGAATGTGAAT TTCGGGAGGATCCTTCACCCCGAAATCGGTGGTACAATGATGAAGATAACGCGAGATCTCTTAGACGGCAATACCTTGGTGATGAACATACCGCCTC AATGGCGCATCGACGTCGAAGACGATGCTCGGCTTCATGCTGCCGCTCTCCTAGATCCGGACGTCGTTTCTGAACGTATTTTTGGAGTTGCTTCTCCGTTTAACTGGACAGACGTGATTGGGATCCTGCGGAAACTCCGGCCTAACAACAAGAAAATCCCGGATCCGCCAGAGAACGAACCTCGTGATCTAACCAACATGGTGCCGGCGAAGCGAGCTGAAGAGCTGCTACAGTCATTCTTTGGGAAAGGATGGACTGGCATTGAGGAATCATTGGCAGCCGGGATCGCTGGCCACGAATAG
- the EDC3 gene encoding enhancer of mRNA decapping (EggNog:ENOG410PH7E~COG:G~BUSCO:3369at33183), translated as MAEQFVGYTVLVTLKSPPNCRVQGIVSDVVGQRLSLQNATLLWNNQSVPLYHIEAPGIADLELLSNLRTASVSGPDYGSQKAASFPAASPHPPPQFQTQTSQPISANVSNAQIQPSQQQFVDPAILSYQKPSDRHQNPTSPVQSPVKTPTVNSPVMIGGHELPAPSLSTQSIPLTSAAESISTAATLTAPFSYLNLKGSDVTEGKNVGQDTAEQNSVPEGRRGAAPLEAPLKYTGKRSRRGGRGKLQREAAIEAAAIESNTLHTKATESSPASKGWRQTAFFEPAQADNSRPPRSGARRQVKRRQKRNAEEQNGWATEDATDIQEMGDFDFQSNLSKFDKRRVFDQIRNDDTTADEQRLVSFNRRARPGTNGGRNLHYTENVLDPSPEPNALWKNDIGESDEDDASENEFSNGRTPSRARSRASIQAPPSRKGSGIQGSSIASPQVTILARGQLLSTRTASPRPSQKQAVYAASPMTASSGSAAGSLQIAATNRRCPSVSPLQMLEIEQLSISELGLTEDILTENAGRGIAEAAVSLSNLHGSSTVLIFAGNHKTGARAVSAARHLRNHNYRVTVCILGLDRDNEFADSFRRQVDIFKKAGGKVLRWEEISTRLAAVDHAPELVVEALFGMHVAFEDLRTDDQQTAFEIVSWANRSGIDLLSVDIPAGLSASSGEPTLVQGSRLVANAKFIVCLGAPKSGLVNALAAGEGDSWQIAVADVGISQAAWRKYGTRRRHGVEFRDKWVVPLTF; from the exons ATGGCCGAACAATTTGTCGGCTACACAGTGCTGGTCACTCTGAAATCTCCGCCAAATTGCCGGGTTCAAGGCATTGTATCGGATGTTGTTGGGCAACGTCTGTCACTGCAAAATG CAACTCTATTGTGGAACAACCAGAGTGTCCCGCTGTATCACATCGAAGCTCCTGGGATCGCAGACTTAGAGCTGTTATCTAACCTGAGAACTGCTTCTGTGTCTGGCCCCGACTATGGCTCACAGAAAGCTGCAAGCTTTCCAGCCGCCTCTCCTCATCCGCCACCTCAATTCCAGACGCAGACATCACAACCGATCTCAGCAAATGTGTCAAATGCACAAATTCAGCCCAGCCAACAACAGTTCGTGGATCCAGCCATCCTGAGTTACCAAAAGCCATCAGATAGACATCAGAATCCTACGTCCCCCGTCCAATCTCCAGTTAAAACACCTACTGTCAATTCGCCTGTCATGATCGGAGGTCACGAGCTACCAGCCCCTTCCCTTTCTACTCAGTCCATCCCTCTTACAAGTGCTGCAGAGAGCATTTCCACTGCTGCAACACTTACTGCTCCGTTTAGCTACCTCAATCTGAAAGGGAGTGACGTGACAGAAGGCAAGAATGTTGGACAAGATACCGCTGAGCAAAACTCTGTGCCGGAGGGCCGGAGAGGTGCAGCTCCTCTTGAAGCACCCCTCAAATACACGGGCAAAAGAAGTCGAAGAGGTGGAAGAGGAAAATTGCAAAGAGAAGCTGCCATAGAAGCTGCTGCCATAGAAAGCAACACTTTGCATACCAAAGCCACGGAGAGTAGTCCAGCATCAAAAGGATGGAGGCAAACTGCTTTTTTTGAGCCAGCTCAGGCTGATAACTCCAGGCCTCCTCGGTCCGGTGCCAGAAGACAAGTAAAAAGACGCCAAAAACGTAATGCGGAAGAACAAAATGGCTGGGCAACAGAGGACGCCACAGACATTCAAGAGATGGGTGATTTTGACTTTCAGAGTAACCTTTCCAAATTTGACAAACGTCGGGTTTTCGATCAAATCAGAAACGATGACACTACGGCGGACGAACAGCGACTAGTCAGTTTCAACCGACGAGCAAGACCTGGGACCAACGGTGGAAGGAATCTTCACTACACGGAAAACGTCTTGGATCCTTCCCCCGAGCCTAACGCATTGTGGAAGAACGACATAGGTGAGagtgatgaagatgatgcaAGCGAAAATGAATTTAGTAATGGGAGGACCCCCAGTAGGGCCCGATCAAGAGCTTCCATTCAGGCCCCTCCGTCCCGAAAAGGCAGTGGTATACAAGGCTCCTCGATTGCGTCACCCCAAGTCACCATCTTAGCGAGGGGACAGTTATTATCAACGCGAACAGCGAGTCCACGACCATCGCAGAAGCAAGCTGTGTATGCAGCGTCGCCAATGACCGCGTCTTCTGGTTCAGCTGCAGGCTCCCTTCAAATTGCAGCGACAAACAGACGTTGTCCAAGCGTTAGTCCTCTTCAAATGCTGGAAATTGAACAGTTATCCATCTCTGAGCTGGGTTTAACCGAGGACATCCTCACTGAAAATGCCGGAAGGGGTATCGCAGAAGCAGCCGTTTCACTTTCGAACCTCCACGGGTCTTCAACAGTTCTTATTTTTGCGGGAAATCACAAGACAGGTGCTCGTGCCGTATCTGCTGCTCGACATCTACGCAACCATAACTATCGAGTTACTGTTTGCATCCTGGGATTGGACCGGGACAATGAGTTTGCGGACAGTTTTCGCAGGCAGGTCGACATTTTCAAAAAGGCTGGGGGCAAAGTTTTGAGATGGGAGgaaatatctacaagactgGCGGCTGTGGACCATGCTCCCGAGCTTGTCGTCGAAGCCCTGTTTGGAATGCATGTTGCCTTTGAAGATCTGCGGACTGACGATCAGCAAACCGCGTTTGAAATTGTCTCTTGGGCTAACCGGAGTGGTATTGATTTATTGTCGGTAGACATACCTGCAGGCCTTTCGGCCTCCTCGG GTGAACCAACTCTTGTACAAGGATCACGATTGGTAGCTAACGCGAAGTTTATTGTCTGCCTTGGAGCTCCGAAATCTGGCTTGGTCAATGCGTTGGCTGCCGGCGAAGGTGATTCCTGGCAAATTGCGGTCGCAGATGTCGGGATTAGTCAAGCAGCATGGAGGAAATACGGGACACGGAGGCGTCATGGAGTTGAGTTCAGAGACAAATGGGTTGTACCCCTAACCTTTTAA